One window of the Populus trichocarpa isolate Nisqually-1 chromosome 9, P.trichocarpa_v4.1, whole genome shotgun sequence genome contains the following:
- the LOC7469638 gene encoding adenylyl-sulfate kinase 3 isoform X1 produces MNASGFKPALPGISSSKRLGFFSFSGGNQPLDLKPRGVCLIKAAMEETRTLKLDVNGKVEDKLPNGHAGKNHNRLSTMGNSTNIKWHECPVEKIDRQKLLKQKGCVVWITGLSGSGKSTVACALSHMLYQRGSLSYILDGDNIRHGLNRDLSFKAEDRAENIRRVGEVAKLFADAGFICIACLISPYRRDRAECRAMLPSDDFVEVGASPAYDLFFKLQVQQVFMDVPLQVCENRDPKGLYKLARAGKIKGFTGVDDPYEPPLDAEIVLQCNTGDCSTPCDMAEKVISYLEVKGYLQA; encoded by the exons ATGAATGCTTCCGGGTTTAAGCCAGCACTGCCTGGAATTTCGAGCTCGAAAAGGCTCGGATTTTTTAGCTTCAGTGGCGGTAATCAACCCCTTGATTTGAAACCGAGAGGGGTTTGCCTGATCAAGGCTGCCATGGAAGAGACCCGGACGCTTAAACTGGATGTGAATGGCAAGGTGGAGGATAAGCTGCCAAATGGGCACGCAG GCAAAAATCATAACCGATTGTCTACAATGGGAAACTCAACAAACATAAAGTGGCATGAATGCCCTGTTGAAAAAATTGACAGACAGAAGCTTCTCAAACAAAAGGGTTGTGTTGTATGGATCACCGGTCTCAGTGGTTCAG GGAAGAGCACTGTAGCATGTGCCTTGAGTCACATGTTGTACCAGAGAGGAAGCTTGTCTTACATTCTTGATGGCGACAACATCAGGCACGGTCTAAATCGTGACCTTAGTTTTAAAGCAGAAGACCGTGCCGAGAATATAAGGAGAGTTG GGGAGGTAGCAAAACTTTTTGCAGATGCTGGATTTATTTGCATCGCCTGCCTGATTTCTCCATACAGAAGGGACCGGGCTGAATGTCGTGCAATGTTACCAAGCGATGATTTTGTTGAGGTTGGTGCTTCGCCAGCTTATGActtatttttcaaactacaaGTGCAGCAA GTGTTTATGGATGTTCCCCTCCAAGTTTGTGAGAACAGAGACCCAAAAGGCTTGTATAAGCTTGCTCGTGCTGGAAAGATCAAAG GTTTTACTGGCGTTGATGATCCATATGAACCACCATTGGATGCTGAG ATAGTATTGCAATGCAACACAGGAGACTGTTCTACCCCATGTGACATGGCTGAGAAGGTGATTTCTTACTTGGAGGTAAAAGGATATCTCCAAGCATAA
- the LOC7478743 gene encoding endo-1,4-beta-xylanase 5-like produces the protein MKILAEALILVFFSIFLGSEHRICQAFSSNYNARTKCLIEPKTAQDGGGIIANPDFTHGMEGWAVYGQGAMKEQMSRNGNRFIVAYNRTQSLDSISQKVQLGGGLIYSFSAWIQINKGSERVAVVFKIPHTERVIGGRVLARNGCWSLLKGGIFANFTSHADILFESNDTSTEIWVDSVSLQQFTLEQWRAQQDKKIDKERKSKVRFKVTYGNGTAVDSATVSIKQTRSEFPFGCGMNFHIIDSTDYQNWFASRFKYTTFTNQMKWYSNEPKQGQENYTVADTMVKFAQQNGISIRGHNILWDDPKYQPEWVKNLTSDELRKAAAKRVDSVVSRYAGQLIAWDVMNENLHFSFFEDKLGKNASSRYFKRAYELDPKTTMFLNEFNTIEYSNDEDVDPISYMKKLSVILSNPGNQGILAGIGLEGHFGVGQPNLAYMRSVLDILSSTGLPIWLTEVDVVKEPNQAEYLEQILREGYCHHAVEGIIMFAGPATAGFNATTLVDKDFKNTPSGDVVDKLIDEWRTKPTETKADGEGYFEMSLFHGDYNITIKNPVTNCSTTLSYRVTKGTTCIHIIA, from the exons ATGAAGATTCTAGCAGAAGCTTTGATCTTGgtgttttttagcatttttctgGGTTCAG AGCATAGGATATGTCAAGCTTTCTCTTCTAATTATAATGCTAGAACAAAG TGTTTGATAGAGCCCAAGACAGCTCAAGATGGAGGAGGGATAATAGCTAATCCAGATTTTACTCATGGCATGGAGGGGTGGGCTGTATATGGACAAGGGGCAATGAAAGAACAAATGTCAAGGAATGGAAACAGATTCATTGTTGCGTATAACAGAACGCAATCACTAGATAGTATCTCCCAAAAGGTCCAATTAGGGGGAGGTCTCATCTACAGCTTCTCTG CATGGATTCAAATCAACAAAGGAAGTGAAAGGGTAGCTGTTGTTTTCAAAATTCCTCATACTGAACGTGTAATTGGTGGTAGAGTTCTGGCAAGGAATGGATGCTGGTCTTTGTTAAAAGGTGGTATATTTGCAAATTTTACTAGCCATGCTGATATTCTATTTGAG AGTAATGATACATCAACTGAAATATGGGTGGACAGTGTATCCTTACAACAATTCACCTTGGAGCAATGGAGAGCCCAACAAGACAAGAAGATTGATAAG GAACGCAAGAGCAAGGTGAGATTCAAGGTAACTTATGGCAACGGAACTGCAGTGGACAGTGCGACTGTTTCCATTAAGCAAACCAGGTCAGAGTTTCCATTTGGATGTGGCATGAACTTCCATATTATTGACAGCACAGATTACCAGAACTGGTTTGCCTCAAGATTCAAGTATACTACTTTCACCAATCAAATGAAGTGGTACAGCAATGAGCCGAAACAAGGACAAGAAAACTATACTGTTGCAGATACCATGGTAAAATTTGCCCAGCAAAATGGCATTTCTATAAGAGGTCACAACATTTTATGGGACGATCCAAAGTACCAGCCAGAGTGGGTTAAGAATCTTACTTCAGATGAATTAAGGAAAGCTGCAGCAAAAAGAGTGGATTCAGTGGTTTCAAGATACGCAGGGCAACTAATTGCCTGGGATGTAATGAATGAAAATCTGCATTTCAGCTTCTTTGAGGATAAACTTGGCAAAAATGCTTCTTCCAGGTACTTCAAACGAGCTTACGAGCTCGATCCCAAGACAACAATGTTCCTGAACGAGTTCAATACCATTGAATATAGCAATGATGAAGATGTGGATCCAATCAGCTACATGAAGAAACTAAGCGTGATTTTGTCAAATCCTGGAAACCAAGGAATTTTGGCTGGCATTGGTTTGGAAGGTCATTTCGGTGTTGGCCAGCCAAACCTTGCTTACATGAGATCTGTTTTGGACATTCTAAGTTCAACAGGATTGCCTATATGGCTTACTGAAGTGGATGTCGTGAAAGAACCAAATCAg GCAGAGTACCTGGAGCAGATACTAAGGGAAGGTTATTGTCATCATGCTGTTGAAGGGATTATAATGTTTGCTGGACCAGCAACCGCCGGTTTCAATGCTACAACCTTAGTAGACAAGGACTTCAAAAATACCCCATCAGGGGATGTTGTGGACAAACTGATCGATGAGTGGAGAACTAAACCTACAGAAACTAAAGCCGACGGTGAAGGATACTTTGAAATGTCCCTGTTTCATGGGGATTATAACATCACTATCAAAAACCCTGTGACTAATTGCTCAACTACTTTGAGTTACAGGGTGACAAAAGGCACTACCTGTATTCATATCATCGCATGA
- the LOC7478742 gene encoding endo-1,4-beta-xylanase 5-like, translating into MMKILAGCCVLVLISIFLPSVCRIHAFSYDYSATTECLIEPQRAQYEGGIIANPDFTHGVQGWTVFGQGAIKEGISKNGNRYIVAHSRSQPLDSISQKVQLEKGKLYSFSAWVQINGGRGNVAVVFKMSRGELVRGGKVLARNGCWSLLKGGVFANTSSRVEILFESKNTEAEIWVDNVSLQPFTMEQWRSHQDESTDTERKGKVRFEVRNANGTAIEGARFSIKQTKSDFPFGCCMNYHIINSTDYQNWFTLRFKYTTFTNEMKWYTTEKIQGQENYTVADAMVRFAQQNGISIRGHNIFWDNPVYQPHWVKNLTLEELQNAADQRIKSVVSRYAGQLIAWDVMNENLHFSFFEDKLGKNASAEYYARAYQLDPDTTMFLNEYNTIEYSSDEKANPFNYKTKLDEILSYPGNQGISAGIGLQGHFGSGQPNLAYMRSCLDILGSTGLPIWLTEVDVGKDPNQAEYLEQVLREGYSHPAVKGIIMFVGPANAGFNSTVLADEDFKNTPAGDVVDKLIDEWRFQTTEIKADGKGSIEIPLFHGDYNITVKDPVSSSLTAFSYKMTRDVTRDTVHLRINA; encoded by the exons ATGATGAAGATACTAGCAGGATGCTGTGTATTGGTGCTCATAAGCATTTTCCTGCCTTCAG TGTGCAGGATTCATGCTTTCTCCTATGATTATTCTGCTACAACAGAG TGCTTGATAGAGCCCCAGAGAGCTCAGTATGAAGGAGGGATAATAGCTAATCCAGATTTTACTCATGGCGTACAAGGGTGGACTGTGTTTGGACAAGGAGCAATAAAAGAAGGAATATCAAAGAATGGAAACAGATATATTGTTGCACACAGCAGAAGCCAGCCACTTGACAGCATTTCCCAGAAGGTTCAGTTAGAGAAAGGAAAGCTCTACAGCTTCTCTG cttgggtTCAAATCAATGGAGGACGTGGAAATGTAGCTGTTGTATTCAAAATGTCTCGGGGTGAACTTGTTCGTGGTGGTAAAGTTTTGGCTAGGAATGGATGCTGGTCTTTGCTGAAAGGCGGTGTGTTTGCAAATACTTCAAGTCGTGTTGAGATTCTATTTGAG AGCAAAAATACAGAGGCAGAAATATGGGTAGACAATGTCTCATTACAACCTTTCACCATGGAACAATGGAGATCCCACCAAGATGAAAGCACTGACACG gaaaggaaaggaaaggtgaGATTCGAAGTAAGGAATGCCAACGGAACTGCAATAGAAGGTGCAAGGTTCTCAATAAAACAAACCAAGTCAGACTTTCCATTTGGATGCTGTATGAACTATCACATTATCAACAGCACAGATTACCAAAACTGGTTTACTTTGAGATTCAAGTATACCACTTTCACCAATGAAATGAAATGGTACACTACTGAAAAAATACAAGGTCAAGAAAACTATACTGTTGCAGATGCCATGGTAAGATTTGCCCAACAAAATGGCATTTCTATCAGAGGCCACAACATTTTCTGGGACAATCCTGTGTACCAACCACATTGGGTTAAGAATCTAACTTTAGAAGAATTACAAAATGCTGCAGACCAAAGAATAAAATCAGTGGTTTCGAGATACGCAGGACAACTAATTGCGTGGGATGTAATGAATGAAAATCTCCACTTCAGCTTCTTTGAGGATAAACTTGGCAAAAACGCTTCTGCCGAGTACTATGCAAGAGCATACCAACTCGATCCAGACACCACAATGTTCCTGAACGAATACAATACAATTGAATATAGCAGTGATGAAAAAGCAAATCCGTTCAACTACAAGACGAAACTTGATGAAATTCTGTCATATCCTGGAAACCAAGGAATATCAGCAGGCATTGGTTTGCAGGGCCATTTTGGTTCTGGCCAGCCTAACCTTGCTTACATGAGATCATGCTTGGACATTCTAGGATCAACAGGATTGCCTATATGGCTTACAGAAGTGGACGTCGGCAAAGACCCGAATCAg GCAGAGTACTTGGAGCAGGTACTAAGGGAAGGCTATTCTCATCCTGCTGTTAAAGGGATTATAATGTTCGTTGGTCCAGCAAACGCTGGGTTCAACAGTACAGTCCTAGCAGACGAGGACTTCAAAAATACTCCAGCTGGAGATGTTGTGGATAAGTTGATAGATGAGTGGAGATTTCAGACAACAGAAATAAAAGCAGATGGTAAAGGGTCCATTGAAATTCCGCTGTTTCATGGAGATTACAACATAACTGTCAAGGACCCAGTTAGCAGTTCCTTAACTGCTTTCAGTTATAAGATGACAAGAGATGTCACAAGAGACACTGTCCATCTTCGTATCAATGCCTGA
- the LOC7469638 gene encoding adenylyl-sulfate kinase 3 isoform X2 has translation MNASGFKPALPGISSSKRLGFFSFSGGNQPLDLKPRGVCLIKAAMEETRTLKLDVNGKVEDKLPNGHAGKNHNRLSTMGNSTNIKWHECPVEKIDRQKLLKQKGCVVWITGLSGSGKSTVACALSHMLYQRGSLSYILDGDNIRHGLNRDLSFKAEDRAENIRRVGEVAKLFADAGFICIACLISPYRRDRAECRAMLPSDDFVEVFMDVPLQVCENRDPKGLYKLARAGKIKGFTGVDDPYEPPLDAEIVLQCNTGDCSTPCDMAEKVISYLEVKGYLQA, from the exons ATGAATGCTTCCGGGTTTAAGCCAGCACTGCCTGGAATTTCGAGCTCGAAAAGGCTCGGATTTTTTAGCTTCAGTGGCGGTAATCAACCCCTTGATTTGAAACCGAGAGGGGTTTGCCTGATCAAGGCTGCCATGGAAGAGACCCGGACGCTTAAACTGGATGTGAATGGCAAGGTGGAGGATAAGCTGCCAAATGGGCACGCAG GCAAAAATCATAACCGATTGTCTACAATGGGAAACTCAACAAACATAAAGTGGCATGAATGCCCTGTTGAAAAAATTGACAGACAGAAGCTTCTCAAACAAAAGGGTTGTGTTGTATGGATCACCGGTCTCAGTGGTTCAG GGAAGAGCACTGTAGCATGTGCCTTGAGTCACATGTTGTACCAGAGAGGAAGCTTGTCTTACATTCTTGATGGCGACAACATCAGGCACGGTCTAAATCGTGACCTTAGTTTTAAAGCAGAAGACCGTGCCGAGAATATAAGGAGAGTTG GGGAGGTAGCAAAACTTTTTGCAGATGCTGGATTTATTTGCATCGCCTGCCTGATTTCTCCATACAGAAGGGACCGGGCTGAATGTCGTGCAATGTTACCAAGCGATGATTTTGTTGAG GTGTTTATGGATGTTCCCCTCCAAGTTTGTGAGAACAGAGACCCAAAAGGCTTGTATAAGCTTGCTCGTGCTGGAAAGATCAAAG GTTTTACTGGCGTTGATGATCCATATGAACCACCATTGGATGCTGAG ATAGTATTGCAATGCAACACAGGAGACTGTTCTACCCCATGTGACATGGCTGAGAAGGTGATTTCTTACTTGGAGGTAAAAGGATATCTCCAAGCATAA
- the LOC7478741 gene encoding endo-1,4-beta-xylanase 5 — translation MKAGDENGGQLLLSLFSIILFAGLLTNALPYDYSISLECLENPLRPQYNGGIIVNPELNDGLRAWSTFGDAKTEHRESNGNKYVVAHSRNNPYGSMSQKLYLKKNHLYTFSAWVQVSEGNVQVTAIFKTDSGFKKAGSVFAEPKCWSMLKGGLTVDASGPAELYFESNNTSVEIWVDSISLQPFTEKEWRSHQDQSIERTRKEKVRIQAIDEQGNPLSNATISIKQNKLRFPFGCAINKNILSNTAYQDWFTSRFGVTAFEDEMKWYSTEATRGQVDYSVPDAMMAFAKQHNIAVRGHNVIWDDPKYQSGWVNSLSPNDFRTAVQARVGSVMTRYRGRLLAWDVVNENMHFSFVESKLGQNASSVIYNSAGKTDGLTTLFLNEYDTIEKSGEGAASPAKYLQKLKEIQSFPGNANLRMGIGLESHFTIPNLPYMRASLDTLASANVPIWLTEVDVQGNPAQQAQYLEQILREGYSYPKIAGIVMWSAWKPQGCYRMCLTDNNFKNLATGDVVDKLLHEWGGSLMGMTDANGFFEASLSHGDYNVKIIHHGVTDISSSTSNLKVDPTVAGRTTLIHQVTA, via the exons ATGAAGGCAGGAGATGAAAATGGTGGTCAACTTCTTCTGTCACTTTTCAGTATTATCCTATTTGCAG GTCTTCTAACCAATGCCTTGCCCTATGATTACTCGATCAGCCTTGAG TGCTTGGAAAATCCTCTCAGACCTCAGTATAATGGAGGAATCATTGTTAACCCAGAACTAAATGATGGACTAAGAGCATGGTCCACATTCGGAGATGCGAAGACAGAACATAGAGAATCCAATGGCAACAAATACGTTGTGGCTCATTCCAGGAATAATCCATATGGGAGCATGTCACAGAAGCTTTACTTGAAAAAGAACCACCTCTATACTTTCTCTG CCTGGGTACAAGTTAGCGAGGGAAATGTTCAGGTAACAGCCATTTTCAAGACAGACTCCGGCTTCAAAAAAGCTGGTTCCGTTTTTGCTGAGCCAAAGTGCTGGTCCATGCTTAAAGGTGGCCTTACAGTGGATGCATCCGGCCCTGCTGAGCTATATTTTGAG agCAACAACACCTCGGTCGAAATATGGGTCGATAGCATCTCATTGCAACCGTTCACCGAGAAAGAATGGAGGTCTCATCAAGATCAAAGTATTGAAAGG ACTCGAAAGGAAAAGGTTAGAATCCAAGCCATAGACGAACAAGGCAATCCCCTCTCAAATGCAACGATCTccattaaacaaaacaaactgcGCTTCCCATTTGGTTGTGCTATAAACAAGAACATCCTCTCCAACACTGCCTACCAAGATTGGTTCACCTCAAGGTTTGGAGTGACAGCATTTGAAGATGAAATGAAGTGGTACAGCACCGAAGCTACACGTGGCCAGGTTGACTATTCAGTTCCTGATGCCATGATGGCTTTTGCCAAGCAACACAATATAGCCGTACGTGGTCACAATGTGATTTGGGACGATCCTAAGTACCAAAGTGGATGGGTAAATTCACTCTCACCGAATGATTTTCGAACGGCTGTACAAGCAAGGGTAGGGTCAGTTATGACAAGATACAGAGGCAGGCTTCTAGCATGGGACGTTGTTAACGAAAATATGCATTTTTCTTTCGTTGAAAGCAAATTAGGACAGAATGCTTCTTCAGTTATCTACAACTCGGCTGGTAAGACTGATGGACTCACTACATTGTTTCTGAACGAGTATGATACCATTGAAAAGAGTGGTGAAGGTGCCGCTTCACCTGCTAAGTACCTTCAAAAGCTCAAAGAAATCCAGAGTTTTCCTGGGAATGCCAATTTGCGCATGGGCATTGGACTAGAGTCTCACTTTACCATTCCAAACCTTCCTTATATGAGAGCTTCCCTTGATACTCTTGCTTCTGCTAATGTTCCCATTTGGCTCACAGAAGTAGATGTTCAAGGCAACCCAGCTCAGCAG GCACAGTACTTGGAGCAGATTCTAAGGGAGGGATATTCTTACCCAAAAATTGCTGGAATAGTGATGTGGTCAGCATGGAAGCCACAGGGGTGTTACAGGATGTGTTTGACTGataacaatttcaaaaacttgGCTACCGGAGATGTTGTGGACAAGCTTTTGCATGAGTGGGGGGGTTCACTTATGGGCATGACAGATGCTAATGGCTTCTTCGAGGCTTCCCTTTCCCATGGAGACTACAATGTGAAGATTATTCACCATGGGGTGACAGATATATCTTCCTCGACTAGTAACCTTAAGGTGGATCCAACTGTTGCCGGCAGAACAACTTTGATCCACCAAGTTACTGCTTAA